The nucleotide window TGAACGGGTATGATGGCTTTTGTTCTGCTTGTAATGGCTTGTTCAATTTTTTGGGGATCAATATTCCATGTTTCCATTTCACTATCAACAAAAACAGGGTTTGCCCCTGTAAAAGCCACTGCATTGGCTGTTGAAATAAATGTAAATGATGGCACGATAACCTCGTCACCCGCTCCGATTCCAAGTGCAAGCAAAGAAAGGTGCAAAGCTGTTGTCCCACTGCTTGAAGATATGCCGAATTTTGTTCCGCAAAATTTAGCAAACATCTGTTCAAACCGGGTGACATATTTTCCTGCAGAAGATACCCACCCTGTCAGGATACAATCACTGACATATTTTAATTCTTTTTCACCTAAATTCGGTTCTGATACCGGCAGATAAATTCTGGTATCAAAGAGAGCCAGATCAACCACCTTATTGTGTTTATCAAGCAAAGGAATAATGCGTACAGCTTCTCCAAACAGTTTGGAAAGCTGTTCAGACGATGTATCAATCGAAGCAGTTATGGATTTGGGGCGCACAATATTTGATACGGCAGAATCAAGTTCCAATCCCAGGATTAATGCTCTTCTCACATCTCCATCCGTTAGAATACCTTTAAAAATACCCGTATCCGGTTCCACAAGCAGGGCAATGCCAAGAGCGCCTTTATCAATTTGTTTTAACACCTTACGTATTGATGTGTCTTCCCGGGCACTGATATCTTCAATCCGTTCTTTTAGATAAGTAAAATGACCTTGCATAATCAACTCTTTTCCAAGTCAGATTCCATCATAATTTCAACCAATTGTTTAAACCCAACATTCGAAGACCAATTGAGTCTTTTTTTTGCAAAGGACGGATCACTTAAAAGCATATCTACCTCAGCAGGCCGGTAAAAATACGGATCAATACTCACTAAAACTTTTCCGTTTTTTTTATCAACACCAACCTCATCAACGCCCTTGTTCTCCCAAACAATATCAATATCAACATAAGCAAATGCATATTCCACAAATTGTCTTACAGAATGGGTCTCTCCCGTGCCGATAACAATGTCTTTCGGTTCATCCTGCTGAAGCATCCTCCACATGGCTTCCACATACTCGGGTGCATACCCCCAGTCTCTTTTTGCATCCAAATTACCCAAATATAACCGATCAAGCTTTTTCTTAAAAATTCTTGCAACCGAATAGGTAATTTTCCGGGTAACAAAAGTTGTCCCTCGTTTGGGAGATTCATGATTAAACAAAATTCCATTGCAGGCAAACAAATTGTACGCCTCACGATAACTTTTAACCATTTGAAACGCATAATGTTTTGCAATGGCATAAGGAGACCTTGGATTAAAAGGAGTGTTTTCATTTTGGGGTGTTTCCAGAACATCTCCGTAAAGTTCACTGGTCGAAGCCTGATAAAAACGGGTGGAAATATTGGACTCCCTGATGGCTTCAAGTATCCTCAAAGGCCCCAATGCATCAATATCAGCTGTATATTCAGGGACATCAAAGGAGACGCGCACATGTGATTGGGCCGCAAGATTATATATCTCATCAGGTTTTATTTTATCAATCAGCCTGTTAATATTACTTGAATCGGAAAGATCTCCATACAACAGATTAAAGTTTTTTTTATCCGCATGAGGATCAAACTGCAAATGATTAATATTCTCAAGATTATTCGTACTGGTACGCCTTCTAAGTCCGTATACCGTGTAACCTTTTTCAAGAAGCAAATCAGCCAGATATGAGCCATCCTGACCTGTTATACCGGTTATCAAAGCTGTTTTCATCAATTTCTCCTTTTAAGTGAGGATACAATTTCGTAGGTATTGTTTAAAGCCTTAAATCCTTCATAAATTTCCAGAGTAATTATTTTATTTTCCCATTGATACTTATTTAAGACATTAAACAATTTGCTTTCATCCGTCAGCCCGATATTCTGATCATGTCTTTGGTTATTATCACTGATATGAATATAATCGGAAATTTCAAACATATCTTGAAATTCTCTTTTAAAATCAAAGCAAAATGTCTTTGCACTCACCATCAAATGACCGACATCCAGAAGCAAGGTAAAATCTATTCTTTTTTTCAATTCATTAAAATCCTGGAATGTTAAAAGCATAAAAGGAATATTATTCCCATAAACCATATAATTTGACTCAGAGTAACAATTATTTTCAATGTACAGATCTATGTCCTTAAATTCATCCTTTAGAAGATGAAAACCAGCTATAAATTTTTTCAATGCTTTTTGCTTATCATATAAATCAGATTTGCCAAATTTTCTACCGATTTCATCAACAGGCCTGTCCACAAAAAAACCGGCATGAAATCCAAACCGTTTTCCTTCAAGCAACCGGGTCAGCCTGAGCGCTTTTCTCAGATGATTTAAACTCTTTTCATAAATATCTGTATCAAGTGAAGCTAAATTCAAAATAAAAGGATCTTTGGGCGGCGGAAAATAATTATGGACTAAAAAATTAAGATCATATTTTTTTTTAAGTTCAAGAAGATCAGATTCATAGCCGTCATAATATTTTGTCCCGCCGGTCAATTCAATATTTCTAAATCCCTGCTCTACCAATTCCTTTACAGCCGGACAGATTAGTCTTTGTTTAGAACATGCTGAAGATATATAAATCATAATTTTCTACAATTCCACAAAAGCCAATAACTGTCCTTCTTCTTTTCCTAAAAAAGAATATTCTAATTTTTTATATAAATTAACCGCACTTAAATTTTCAGGATATACTTTGAGTCTTATTTTTTTTGCACCTTTTTTCCCGGCTTGTTCATGGAGGAACTTCATAAACTTTTTCCCCAATCCCCTTCCCCTGTAATCCGAATGAATAATAATCCCCAGACTGGGAATCTTGTATCCTTGGTCCCATCCCCTGAGCATTCCGTAACCACAAATTTTTGTTTCAATTGTTTGAACATAATAAAGATCAAAGCCTGTATAACAGCAAAGTTCTTGTGCTTTTTTTTGATCAAATGGATGGGGATGAAAATATTTATCCTGGCTGTTGGTATGAATCCTTTCAAAAAAGGAGGTCAGCTGATCTGTCCAGGTTGTATCAATTCGGCAATATTGAATTTTATTGCGCACTATTCTGTCTTCCAGGATATTGAGTCAAGATTCAGCACATCATCTTTATTGATCGTCTTTGCTGCCTGTGTTCCGATTACCCTGTCAAACCAATTGGGCGGCAAACCTGTACCCGGTCGTTTGCAGGTCAAATCCTCCGGTCTAATCATCCGGCCGGCTGATATTTCACGATTTGCAACCAGACTTTTCTGCATTTTCGATTTATTTTTACGCTCACTTGGCATTATTCTTTTCATACCATCACCAAGGGCAAGTTCCACATTTCGAATCACCCTTACCAACTGAGCCATTTCTTTTGTTTCGACAGACGCCTTATGATCCGGGCCTTTCATGTTTCTATCAAGTGTAAAATGCTTTTCAACAACACAAGCGCCTGCAGCAACTGCCCAGGGACTTGCACCAATTCCTGATGTATGATCTGAAAACCCCACGGGACAGCCAAATGCTAATTGCATAGTTTTCATTGCACGAAGATTAATATCTTCTAAAGGGGCAGGATATTCGGAAGTACATTGCAAAATAATAATTTTTCCATTAAGCCCATGGAATTTAAGTTCATTTACAGATTCCTCTATATCTCCAAGATTTGACATTCCCGTGGATAAAATCACCGGGATCTCTTTTTTGGCCAGATAGCGAAGGAAAGGCACATTTGAGGTGTCTGTGGATGCAATTTTATATGCATCCACGCCAATATTCTCAAGCAAATCAGCACTGTTTTGTTCGTATGGCGTACAAAGATACAATATATTTTCATCATCACAATGTTTTTTTAATTGAGCCTGATCCTGTTTTGACAACTCAAGCTTTTTAAGCATGGAAAATTGAGAATTGTCACCATTGGTTGTTTTAAGCTGATAATCGGCCTTTTTACTATACTTGGTTACAAGCGACTCGGCTTTAAAGCTCTGGAACTTAACCGCATCCGCACCGGCAAGTTTAGCTGCTTCAATCAACTTGTGGGCAATATTGATGTCCCCGTTATGATTAACGCCTGCTTCTGCAATTATTAAGCATGGATGATTTATTCCTATTTTAAAATCTTTAATTCTGACAAAATCATTCATTTTTTTTCAATTTCATATAGGTTTGTGCCAATCTGAAATCCATTTCACTGTCAATATCAATACTTCGGTCAGAAGGCATTATATACGCTTCAATCTCACCGGAATATAAAAGTTTTTTTTCAAGAATAGTGGATCTCCAGGCAACCTCAACAGCTCCGTTAAGCCTGTATGCAGGAGGGAGCAACTGCCGCCTCATATAATTTTTGATTTGTATTCCTTCGATAAAAGGTTCCATACTGCCTTCATTGAGTTTATACATCCAGTAAGGATGATGTTCAACCTCACACACAGAACGGACCCAGTCCGGTTCTTTTTTGATTAAAATATCCAGCGCATTGTTAATATCTTGAGCAATTCTTAATGGTGCGGTAGGTCTGAGCCACACGATTATATCAGGACAAAAATTTTCATTATCATTTAACCAGGCTAAAGCATGTTCATATACCGGCATATCCAGGGTATCATCTGCAGCAATCTTTTCAGGCCTTAAAAAAGGGACCTCCGCCCCGTATTGTTTGCCAATTTCAGAAATTTGCCTGTCATCCGTGGAAAGAATAACCCTGTCAAGACAGGTCACAGACAGTGCCGTTTCAATTGTCCAGGCAATAAGAGGCTTGCCGGCAAGCAGTTTAATATTTTTCTTTAAAACACCTTTGGAGCCCCCCCGTGCAGGAATTATGGCCAGAATTTTTTTATTGTCCTTCATAATTCTTACCATTCTTTTTTGCAATATAGATTATCGTATCTGTTTTTTTTGCTTTTTCCAATGCCCGGCAGTATTCATTGGAATTTCCAAATAATTCTTTGAATTTTACATCGCCACCCGGTTTTCCTTTTTTCAGCCATGCCAGGTGATTATCAAGGCCATATCGCTGATGAAACACAATGTGTGTTTCATAAAATCCCTCTGATTCAAACACATACCTTAATCCATTTTCAGAATAAATATAATGGTGCATGGGCTGGAAATAAAAATCTTTATAAGAGTCCAAATCATAAACAGATAACAAAGGATCTTCAATATGCGGTACTTCTATAATGATGCTGCCATCTTCATTTAATAACCGGCTGCATTTGCTTAAAAAATCAAACGGATCTCTTATATGTTCAAACACATGAAACAAACAGATAACATCAAACTTTTCTCCATCAGGAATATTTTCTAAATATTCATATTGCCCCACACTGAACCGTGAAGCAAATGCTCTGTTTATGGAGTCAGGTTCAACACAGACACACTCACATTTTTGGGAACATTGTTCAAGGAAGGCTCCTGTGGAGCTCCCTATTTCAAGAATTCTTCCATCCTGCATAAAAAAGTTATCCAACTGTTCCCAACGTTTTGATGCATCCTTCATACTTTTTTTATGAAGTTCCAGAGGATCTGTTGTCAGGGTCACACCGCGTTTTTTTGTATGTTCATTGTAGTCGGCATAAAACTTTTTCTCTTCCGCTTCTTTCATTATGGGATATAAAAATCCTGTAAAACAATGATTACAGCGAAATACTTTTGTATCCCGGGCAGACCAGACTCTGTCATGCATCTGATCAAGATTTGCAGATTTACAGATGGGACATTCCATATTTAGATTATTATTCATAAGAAACCATATTTATTAAAATAAATTTAATTGTCAAGAAACATTCAATCCGAACAGATTATAAAATCTTATGATTGCCGAAAGCCCCTGAAGGAAGTGTCCCGGCTATAATATAAATCCTTTATTTGTGAAACCATCCGCTTTTTTTTATTTTCAAAATAGTTTTCAACAAGCATGATATTGGCATATGCCAATTCCGAATAAAGTTCTTCTTCAGACAATTTAGTAAAATTAACAGCAAAAAGGTCTGCATTCAGATGCTTGTTTTCATAAAAATCATCAACTCCTTTTATCATACCCTTTTCAATTGCATAATAATATAAAGGAGAACCGGGATATGGAGTAACAGGCCGAATGGTTCTCATCTGGGCTCCGTCATCATGTTTGATTAAAAATTTTACTGCTGCACTTAATGTTTGCTTATTGTCGCCGATATGGCCGAAAAGCATATTCAATCCCGGGCTGATTCCGGCAGACAATGTAGCATCAATACCCCGGTCGATCTGTTTGATGACAAGGGCTTTGTTCATCTTTTTCAACACCTCATTGTCATAGGCTTCTATTCCATAATTGATGAACACACAGCCCGCCTTTTTCATAATTGACAGTATATCAGACGTTGCATAATTTAGTCGGCCGTTACAATCCCATTTTATTTTCAAGCCTGCCCTTAAAAAAGCTTCGCAGATTTCAACGGTGCGCTGCTTGGATGACATAAGAAGTTCATCGGAAAAAGCGATATAAGATATGGCAAAGTCTTGTTGTAAATATTGAATCTCTTCAATAATCGCCTCAGCACTTCTAGGGCGGAATCCCTTATCCATCCTGTAACAAAAATTACACTTGAATGTACATCCCCTTCCGGAAAGCAACGGCATGACAAAATCACTGCTGGAACAATGGGGCATTCTCAAAAGCCTGTAATATTCAATTGGAAAAAGATCATAGGCCGGCCACGGAATAGCATCAATATCCTTTATCAAATCTCTTCTCGGATTGACCACTACCTGTGTACCATTTCGATACGCAATACCTTTAACGTCTTTGAGTGAACCGTGGTTTGCAAGGGTGTCAAAAAGCTCCAGTACCGTATTTTCCCCTTCACCCATAACAACGATATCCGCATTTGTCTTTCCAAGAAAATATTCAGGTTCTGGAGACGGTCCATGTCCGCCAAGAATAAAATGTTCCGGCCTTTGATTTGATTTTTCAATGGCCCGGGAAATTTCCAATAATTTTTTATATTGATAGTATCCGGCAATAATACTGACACCAATGATATCAAATTTATTCCGGTCCAGATAAGATGTAAGATGTTCATTCGGATAATGATGGACATCCTGATTATATATTTCAACTTCATAGCCTTCTTGTTTGAGTACCGCTGCAATATACGCCAGCCCCTGGGGAAACCAGTGGATATAAGAATCGTTATCATAGACAACCAATAGAATTCTCAAATATCTTCTCCTTTTTTTATGGGTGTTCCCCAAAACAGATAAAACCGATAACTGACCGGAAAAAATGATTATCGTTATTTTTATTTTATCAAGTCAAGAAAAAAAATAGGACGGCAACCTTTCCGGCTGCCGCCCCATTTATAATAATTACCAGTTGTTTTTTATCATATAAAACTACTGGAGCAGACTCAATACACCCTGGGCACTGGCATTGGCCTGGGACATGGCGAATGTGCCGGCCTGGCTCAGGATCTGCATTTTTGTAAAATTGGCTGATTCTTCTGCAAAGTCAACGTCACGGATGGTTGATTCTGCCGAAGAAACATTTACCTTGGTGGTTGAAATATTGGCAATGGTGGAGGTCAACTGGTTCTGTACCGAACCCAGATCCGACCTTACCTTATCCAGGGATTTCAAAGCCGCGTCTGCAACGGCAATACCGATCTGAGCACCCTCCTGGGTGGTTACATCTACATCGGAAAGGCGATATACCTCTGCCTCACCAAGAGATGAGGGGGCTGTAGAAGCATTTGCAGCATCATTTATAGCTAAAGTTGAACCGGCTTTCAGGACAGAGCCGTCAGCAAGAGTCATGGCCCCGCCGGTCAGTGTAGTACTAGCACCCGCCGCAGTAATGATATCATTTGCTAATACAGTATCAGCTTTATATACAGTGCCGTCATCCCCGGTAATATCAGTGCTTAAAAGAGTACCGGCTGCGATGGTTGAACCGGAATTAATAATAGAACCACTTCCCAGTAACATGGCTGAGCTAACTTCAGCATCCTTTGACAAAACATGCGTAGCCCCGCCTATAGATGATCCATCTGCGAGAGTAGAGTCATTACCCAGTGTCGTGGTGGTTTCCAAAGTCATATCTTGACTGACGGTACCACCCCCAAGATTAAGTAATGCACCGTCAATTCTTGACCCTGTTTTCAGAATTGAATCTGTTGCCACGGTGCTGGAAGCACCGTCCAGTGTCATGTCGCTATCAACCTGAGAATTTGCTGTAAGTTTAAGAGCTCCGAACACCTGAGATCCTTCTTTTAAAATAGAATCAGTACCAATTTGTGAACCGACTCCAAGAGTTGCATCTCCGGTTAATGTTATGTCCCCTGTAAGTTCTGCCGCACCGGAAACAACGGTGAATGCACCACTAACGCGAACTACATTAGCAGCACCTGAAACAGAGGCTGACACATCGCCGGCAAAGATATTCACACCAGCCAGAACAGTAGCGTCTGTCAATGTTGATCCGGCAGCTAAAACACTGTCCGCTGCACCAGTTACTGTGTTGCCTGATACCGTCATACTTCCGGCAATAACAGTTCCACTACCAAGAATTGAGCCTGTTGAAAGAGTAGAACCTGCTCCAATGACACCGCCTGAAGTTGTTACTGAAGATCCGGAAGTTGTCATTGATCCCTGAATAGTCGTACCGGATCCAAGCTTTGTACCAGCAGTAAAAACAGAACCTGCTGCTGCAACTGATTCCTTAGTAGTCGCAGTAGCACCGGATACCATTATACTTCCTTCACTTGTTGACACGGCAGCACCAGTACTGGCATTAACGTCTGAAATCTGAATATGGCCGCTTCCTGCCTGGCGTACTTCAACCGTACCAAAAGTTGACATTTTGTCTGTTCCGCCCATTACCGCCTTTGTTGCACTGTCCATGGTCACTTCAAGGGCTCTATTGTCTGAAGAGTTCAGGGTAAGCAGACCTGCTTCATCAACAGAAGCGGTTATGCCATGCTCACTGGATTTGTTATTGATTGCAGCAACCAATGCACCATCAGCATCATTTTCTTGAACTTCCAAAGCACCGATTTTGACACCGTTGATGGCAAAGCCGGCGCCAGTTGTACCGGCAGCGATATTGGAATCTGTCGTACTTTGAACAGATGCAGTGGCACTGATACCAA belongs to Desulfobacula toluolica Tol2 and includes:
- a CDS encoding TIM barrel protein, with the protein product MIYISSACSKQRLICPAVKELVEQGFRNIELTGGTKYYDGYESDLLELKKKYDLNFLVHNYFPPPKDPFILNLASLDTDIYEKSLNHLRKALRLTRLLEGKRFGFHAGFFVDRPVDEIGRKFGKSDLYDKQKALKKFIAGFHLLKDEFKDIDLYIENNCYSESNYMVYGNNIPFMLLTFQDFNELKKRIDFTLLLDVGHLMVSAKTFCFDFKREFQDMFEISDYIHISDNNQRHDQNIGLTDESKLFNVLNKYQWENKIITLEIYEGFKALNNTYEIVSSLKRRN
- the neuB gene encoding N-acetylneuraminate synthase, whose product is MNDFVRIKDFKIGINHPCLIIAEAGVNHNGDINIAHKLIEAAKLAGADAVKFQSFKAESLVTKYSKKADYQLKTTNGDNSQFSMLKKLELSKQDQAQLKKHCDDENILYLCTPYEQNSADLLENIGVDAYKIASTDTSNVPFLRYLAKKEIPVILSTGMSNLGDIEESVNELKFHGLNGKIIILQCTSEYPAPLEDINLRAMKTMQLAFGCPVGFSDHTSGIGASPWAVAAGACVVEKHFTLDRNMKGPDHKASVETKEMAQLVRVIRNVELALGDGMKRIMPSERKNKSKMQKSLVANREISAGRMIRPEDLTCKRPGTGLPPNWFDRVIGTQAAKTINKDDVLNLDSISWKTE
- a CDS encoding B12-binding domain-containing radical SAM protein; its protein translation is MRILLVVYDNDSYIHWFPQGLAYIAAVLKQEGYEVEIYNQDVHHYPNEHLTSYLDRNKFDIIGVSIIAGYYQYKKLLEISRAIEKSNQRPEHFILGGHGPSPEPEYFLGKTNADIVVMGEGENTVLELFDTLANHGSLKDVKGIAYRNGTQVVVNPRRDLIKDIDAIPWPAYDLFPIEYYRLLRMPHCSSSDFVMPLLSGRGCTFKCNFCYRMDKGFRPRSAEAIIEEIQYLQQDFAISYIAFSDELLMSSKQRTVEICEAFLRAGLKIKWDCNGRLNYATSDILSIMKKAGCVFINYGIEAYDNEVLKKMNKALVIKQIDRGIDATLSAGISPGLNMLFGHIGDNKQTLSAAVKFLIKHDDGAQMRTIRPVTPYPGSPLYYYAIEKGMIKGVDDFYENKHLNADLFAVNFTKLSEEELYSELAYANIMLVENYFENKKKRMVSQIKDLYYSRDTSFRGFRQS
- the gmd gene encoding GDP-mannose 4,6-dehydratase, with product MKTALITGITGQDGSYLADLLLEKGYTVYGLRRRTSTNNLENINHLQFDPHADKKNFNLLYGDLSDSSNINRLIDKIKPDEIYNLAAQSHVRVSFDVPEYTADIDALGPLRILEAIRESNISTRFYQASTSELYGDVLETPQNENTPFNPRSPYAIAKHYAFQMVKSYREAYNLFACNGILFNHESPKRGTTFVTRKITYSVARIFKKKLDRLYLGNLDAKRDWGYAPEYVEAMWRMLQQDEPKDIVIGTGETHSVRQFVEYAFAYVDIDIVWENKGVDEVGVDKKNGKVLVSIDPYFYRPAEVDMLLSDPSFAKKRLNWSSNVGFKQLVEIMMESDLEKS
- a CDS encoding flagellin N-terminal helical domain-containing protein, with translation MALRINTNVASLNAHKNMIKTDNGLSSALEKLSSGLRINKAADDASGMAIADSLRSQALGLGQAIRNGNDGISIVQTADAALEESINIVNTIKQKSIQAAQDGQTSESRNAIQADITKLRDELDTIAKTTSFNGQKLLSGNFTDKKFQMGAYAGETVDISIQSAEANKIGHITTSELSLAGPGAVNLSITSNLTSETYSLQSIDLAYNNSAENGVGKVADAINKLSDELGISATASVQSTTDSNIAAGTTGAGFAINGVKIGALEVQENDADGALVAAINNKSSEHGITASVDEAGLLTLNSSDNRALEVTMDSATKAVMGGTDKMSTFGTVEVRQAGSGHIQISDVNASTGAAVSTSEGSIMVSGATATTKESVAAAGSVFTAGTKLGSGTTIQGSMTTSGSSVTTSGGVIGAGSTLSTGSILGSGTVIAGSMTVSGNTVTGAADSVLAAGSTLTDATVLAGVNIFAGDVSASVSGAANVVRVSGAFTVVSGAAELTGDITLTGDATLGVGSQIGTDSILKEGSQVFGALKLTANSQVDSDMTLDGASSTVATDSILKTGSRIDGALLNLGGGTVSQDMTLETTTTLGNDSTLADGSSIGGATHVLSKDAEVSSAMLLGSGSIINSGSTIAAGTLLSTDITGDDGTVYKADTVLANDIITAAGASTTLTGGAMTLADGSVLKAGSTLAINDAANASTAPSSLGEAEVYRLSDVDVTTQEGAQIGIAVADAALKSLDKVRSDLGSVQNQLTSTIANISTTKVNVSSAESTIRDVDFAEESANFTKMQILSQAGTFAMSQANASAQGVLSLLQ
- a CDS encoding aminotransferase class I/II-fold pyridoxal phosphate-dependent enzyme — encoded protein: MQGHFTYLKERIEDISAREDTSIRKVLKQIDKGALGIALLVEPDTGIFKGILTDGDVRRALILGLELDSAVSNIVRPKSITASIDTSSEQLSKLFGEAVRIIPLLDKHNKVVDLALFDTRIYLPVSEPNLGEKELKYVSDCILTGWVSSAGKYVTRFEQMFAKFCGTKFGISSSSGTTALHLSLLALGIGAGDEVIVPSFTFISTANAVAFTGANPVFVDSEMETWNIDPQKIEQAITSRTKAIIPVHIYGHPAQMSSILEIAGKYNLAVVEDAAEAHGALYKGNKTGSLGDMGIFSFYGNKIITTGEGGMVVTDNKELADKIRIFRDHGMDTEKRYRHSVLGYNYRMTNIQAALGVGQMERIDQIIEQKCTNAFLYSKELKNIPGITLPPNEKWAKNIYWLYSILIDEKKFGMSSVELGKRLKIKSIETRPLFPPVHQQPIYDTKQNLPVCEKLSNSGLSLPSSTNIKKDEINRIAWEIKKIKNQTTNEMF
- a CDS encoding GNAT family N-acetyltransferase — translated: MRNKIQYCRIDTTWTDQLTSFFERIHTNSQDKYFHPHPFDQKKAQELCCYTGFDLYYVQTIETKICGYGMLRGWDQGYKIPSLGIIIHSDYRGRGLGKKFMKFLHEQAGKKGAKKIRLKVYPENLSAVNLYKKLEYSFLGKEEGQLLAFVEL
- a CDS encoding class I SAM-dependent methyltransferase, giving the protein MNNNLNMECPICKSANLDQMHDRVWSARDTKVFRCNHCFTGFLYPIMKEAEEKKFYADYNEHTKKRGVTLTTDPLELHKKSMKDASKRWEQLDNFFMQDGRILEIGSSTGAFLEQCSQKCECVCVEPDSINRAFASRFSVGQYEYLENIPDGEKFDVICLFHVFEHIRDPFDFLSKCSRLLNEDGSIIIEVPHIEDPLLSVYDLDSYKDFYFQPMHHYIYSENGLRYVFESEGFYETHIVFHQRYGLDNHLAWLKKGKPGGDVKFKELFGNSNEYCRALEKAKKTDTIIYIAKKNGKNYEGQ
- a CDS encoding acylneuraminate cytidylyltransferase family protein, with product MKDNKKILAIIPARGGSKGVLKKNIKLLAGKPLIAWTIETALSVTCLDRVILSTDDRQISEIGKQYGAEVPFLRPEKIAADDTLDMPVYEHALAWLNDNENFCPDIIVWLRPTAPLRIAQDINNALDILIKKEPDWVRSVCEVEHHPYWMYKLNEGSMEPFIEGIQIKNYMRRQLLPPAYRLNGAVEVAWRSTILEKKLLYSGEIEAYIMPSDRSIDIDSEMDFRLAQTYMKLKKNE